One Paenibacillus sp. FSL H7-0737 DNA segment encodes these proteins:
- a CDS encoding metallophosphoesterase, translating to MVIFWIWGLVVVVLLIALIIAVIMVSNAFRNRIITEEIILKSLPDEFDGFRLLFITDIHRRRLPTALLTPLKGTVGAVLLGGDLTEKNSPLDRLTDNMTLVTSIAPTYVVHGNHDYRADISLVDQIIRGSGAKLLMDENVRIEREGASLWLTGVDFPKKGGNTSYRPLPGLTSRASSLNNTCRIILVHDPLWLSKRQSVPADLILAGHTHGGQVILPFLGQRHVENFYHKYDAGMFQWPRRDGTGRDAKLLISRGFGTSHLPIRWGSPAEMHVLTLRKEKH from the coding sequence ATGGTGATTTTTTGGATTTGGGGATTGGTTGTGGTTGTGCTTTTGATTGCACTAATCATTGCTGTGATTATGGTGAGTAACGCCTTTAGAAACAGAATTATTACCGAGGAAATAATTTTGAAGTCGCTCCCAGATGAGTTTGATGGGTTTCGTCTCTTATTTATAACTGACATCCATCGCCGCCGCCTTCCAACAGCACTGCTGACTCCGTTAAAGGGAACGGTGGGTGCTGTTTTATTAGGTGGTGATCTAACAGAAAAAAACAGTCCTCTGGATCGACTGACTGATAATATGACTTTAGTGACTTCTATTGCGCCTACCTATGTAGTACATGGAAATCATGATTATCGAGCTGATATTTCACTAGTTGATCAGATTATCCGGGGCAGTGGTGCTAAGCTGTTAATGGATGAGAATGTGCGTATTGAACGTGAGGGAGCTTCTCTTTGGTTAACGGGAGTGGATTTTCCGAAAAAGGGTGGTAACACTTCTTATCGTCCATTACCTGGATTAACGTCACGTGCTTCTTCACTAAATAACACTTGTCGTATCATTCTTGTTCACGATCCGCTCTGGTTGTCCAAACGTCAAAGTGTGCCAGCGGATCTGATATTAGCAGGCCACACGCATGGAGGGCAGGTCATTCTTCCTTTTTTGGGTCAAAGGCATGTGGAAAATTTCTATCATAAATATGATGCAGGAATGTTTCAATGGCCCAGAAGAGATGGGACAGGAAGGGATGCGAAGCTGCTGATTAGCAGAGGGTTTGGAACCTCTCACTTGCCGATCCGCTGGGGAAGTCCTGCTGAGATGCACGTGCTAACACTCCGAAAAGAGAAACATTAG
- a CDS encoding CPBP family intramembrane glutamic endopeptidase, with protein MKKFKFGEIKIKKVEPGQLTDRLLLLNLYITQGLTLIIGLIWILFQKRNPFQLLIFPENVHFVAWGLGLAAVMLVVDYLLTHIVPEESMDDGGINDLLFRNRPVWHIVVIAAMVSICEELLFRGAIQYSIGPYWTSILFALIHVRYLRHFVPTGWVFLSSYGLGYIYIQSGSLWAPILCHFFIDLFSGLVIRYRRES; from the coding sequence ATGAAAAAATTCAAATTTGGCGAGATTAAGATAAAAAAAGTAGAGCCAGGTCAGTTAACAGACCGTCTTCTGCTCCTCAATCTCTACATTACTCAGGGGCTTACATTAATTATCGGTTTGATATGGATATTATTTCAGAAAAGAAATCCTTTTCAGCTATTAATTTTTCCAGAAAACGTACATTTTGTGGCATGGGGTCTTGGACTTGCTGCTGTAATGCTGGTAGTTGATTATTTATTGACTCATATTGTACCTGAAGAAAGCATGGATGACGGGGGAATAAACGACCTTTTATTTCGAAATCGGCCCGTATGGCACATTGTTGTAATTGCAGCTATGGTATCGATCTGTGAAGAGCTTCTGTTCAGAGGAGCCATTCAGTATTCCATTGGTCCTTATTGGACGAGTATTTTGTTTGCTCTTATTCATGTTCGCTATTTGCGCCACTTTGTACCTACCGGATGGGTATTCTTAAGCAGCTATGGTCTTGGATATATATACATTCAATCAGGAAGCCTATGGGCACCTATACTATGTCATTTCTTCATCGACCTTTTCTCTGGTTTGGTGATCCGCTACAGGAGGGAATCATGA
- a CDS encoding polysaccharide deacetylase family protein: protein MKKVGKMTSVLLLATLLLTACGNSGANGKTAEDTNTTNNTPTAVATQSAETTAPSPEVTASLTPEASADGGTTGSNNTASKDEDSAEIPLLYHMNKNYDIVPNEETTNKKVVLLTFDDGPKDAEMINPLMDVLDKHQAKAIFFVNGYRVKAHPELLELIHNRGGIIGNHSWDHIVLKDKSYTEVKKQIEDVQNAVKEIIGEAPQFFRPPHGAGGDVGKKISAENGMLYMTWSNGSLDWEMKEKETGKTDKLIKNVTDQLHSGSNILMHELPWTVEALDKLLTTLEGKGYSFVDPRSIELKMR from the coding sequence TTGAAAAAAGTGGGTAAAATGACATCAGTGCTCCTTCTGGCTACCTTACTGCTGACAGCCTGTGGCAACAGCGGTGCGAATGGAAAGACAGCCGAGGATACAAACACCACAAACAATACGCCTACGGCGGTAGCTACACAGAGCGCAGAAACTACAGCGCCTTCCCCTGAAGTTACAGCCAGCCTTACCCCTGAAGCGTCAGCAGATGGAGGAACTACAGGTAGTAATAATACAGCCAGTAAGGATGAAGACTCCGCTGAAATTCCACTGCTGTACCATATGAACAAAAATTACGACATCGTCCCAAATGAGGAAACTACAAATAAAAAAGTCGTGTTGCTCACTTTTGATGACGGTCCCAAAGATGCGGAAATGATTAATCCGTTAATGGATGTTCTGGACAAACATCAGGCCAAAGCGATCTTCTTCGTAAATGGATACCGCGTTAAAGCGCATCCCGAGCTTCTAGAGTTAATTCATAACCGCGGAGGAATTATCGGCAACCATAGCTGGGATCATATTGTGTTGAAGGACAAGTCTTACACTGAGGTCAAGAAGCAAATCGAAGACGTTCAAAATGCGGTCAAGGAGATTATTGGTGAAGCCCCTCAGTTTTTCCGTCCCCCACATGGTGCTGGCGGAGATGTAGGGAAGAAGATTTCCGCTGAGAATGGGATGTTGTATATGACCTGGTCCAATGGATCACTGGACTGGGAAATGAAAGAGAAAGAAACCGGAAAAACAGATAAGTTAATCAAAAATGTGACGGATCAATTGCATTCCGGCAGTAATATTCTGATGCATGAGCTACCATGGACAGTTGAAGCGTTGGATAAACTGCTTACTACTCTTGAAGGCAAGGGCTATAGCTTTGTAGATCCTCGCAGTATTGAGCTTAAGATGCGCTAA